The stretch of DNA TTTTAGAAGCGATTGGTCTCGGCGCTGCAATTGACTGGTACAGCCAATTTGATATGGACGCCGTACATCAACACGAAATGGCGGTCTATCATCACGCCGTTGATGGCCTGCGTGATGTGAACAGCTTTCATATCATCGGCGAAACCCGCAAGAAGGGGCCTGTGCTGGCGTTTAATCTTAAAGGTGCGCATGCCCATGACGTGGCCCAAATCCTTGATAAATACGGTGTCGCCGTACGCGCGGGGCAGCACTGCACGCAGCCGTTAATGACGCGTATGGGGATACATTCGACCGCGCGCGCCAGCTTTGGTATTTATAACACTTTGGACGAGGCTGACCGCCTTGTCGCTGCCGTTAAAAAAGCAGCCCTCTTTTTATCCTGACCGAAAACCCTATATTGGTAATGCTATGACCGACACAATGACAGACAGAGCCCGCAAAGCCGAAGAAATGGCTAACGCCCAAATTCCTGGCCTAGCCGCGCATGAGGCAAAGGTAGAGGCTATGCCAGATACAACGCCAGAGCCCGTCCGTGATGTCATTGACGTGTCTGGCGCGCCCATAGAGCCGCCTTCTGATGATGAAATCGCACAGATCACAGAGGACGTTATTGGGCAGCTAAAATCCGTTTATGATCCCGAAATACCAGTGGACATCTATGAGCTTGGTTTAATCTATAAAGTCGAGCTAGAAGATGATCGCACGCTGAAAATTGACATGACACTCACTGCGCCAGGCTGCCCCGTGGCGGGTGAAATGCCCGTCTGGGTGCAAGAGGCCTGTGCCGTGGTCGCTGGTGTGCGCAAAGTTGAAGTCGCCATGACATTTGACCCACCCTGGACCATGGACC from Fretibacter rubidus encodes:
- a CDS encoding SUF system Fe-S cluster assembly protein, with product MTDRARKAEEMANAQIPGLAAHEAKVEAMPDTTPEPVRDVIDVSGAPIEPPSDDEIAQITEDVIGQLKSVYDPEIPVDIYELGLIYKVELEDDRTLKIDMTLTAPGCPVAGEMPVWVQEACAVVAGVRKVEVAMTFDPPWTMDRMSEEARLELNML